The following coding sequences lie in one Oncorhynchus nerka isolate Pitt River linkage group LG14, Oner_Uvic_2.0, whole genome shotgun sequence genomic window:
- the LOC115140813 gene encoding platelet-activating factor acetylhydrolase IB subunit alpha1-like isoform X4, with protein sequence MVHYLKCYFQQRQADRTTITTDKVMNSEDSNPAATPTPGVDTQGDGRWMSLHNHFVSNSKDKEPDVLFVGDSLVQLLYQFEVWRDLFSPLHALNFGVGGDATQHVLWRLSNGELGHISPKVVVLWVGTNNHGHTAEQICGGIMAIVQLIKDKLPKAYTLVLMNVVPSGVWKLLPRMNQTCKGLQFFSEVLADFF encoded by the exons ATGGTACATTACTTGAAATGTTACTTTCAGCAACGTCAGGCGGACCGAACCACCATTACG ACAGACAAAGTGATGAACTCAGAAGACTCCAACCCCGCCGCCACACCCACTCCTGGCGTGGACACCCAGGGAGATGGGCGATGGATGTCTTTG CATAACCACTTTGTGTCTAACAGCAAGGACAAGGAACCAGATGTCCTGTTTGTAGGAGACTCTCTTGTCCAGCTCTTGTACCAGTTTGAG GTGTGGCGAGACCTGTTTTCTCCTCTCCACGCTCTCAACTTTGGGGTGGGAGGTGATGCAACACAGCATGTCTTGTGGAGATTGAGCAATGGAGAGTTGGGCCACATCAGCCCAAAG GTTGTGGTGCTGTGGGTGGGCACCAATAATCATGGTCACACTGCAGAACAGATCTGTGGAGGCATCATGGCCATAGTCCAACTCATCAAGGACAAGCTGCCGAAGGCTTACACTCTTGTGCTG atgaacgtggtaccttcaggcgtttggaaattgctcccaaggatgaaccagacttgtaaaggtctacaatttttttctgaggtcttggctgatttcttttga
- the LOC115140813 gene encoding platelet-activating factor acetylhydrolase IB subunit alpha1-like isoform X3, producing MNSEDSNPAATPTPGVDTQGDGRWMSLHNHFVSNSKDKEPDVLFVGDSLVQLLYQFEVWRDLFSPLHALNFGVGGDATQHVLWRLSNGELGHISPKVVVLWVGTNNHGHTAEQICGGIMAIVQLIKDKLPKAYTLVLGVLPRGKMPNPLRERNAQVNKLVQEAVSSLPHASLLNVDPGFVHSDGSISHQDLYDYLHLTPQGYQAVCQPLHAHLKGLLEKQAEN from the exons ATGAACTCAGAAGACTCCAACCCCGCCGCCACACCCACTCCTGGCGTGGACACCCAGGGAGATGGGCGATGGATGTCTTTG CATAACCACTTTGTGTCTAACAGCAAGGACAAGGAACCAGATGTCCTGTTTGTAGGAGACTCTCTTGTCCAGCTCTTGTACCAGTTTGAG GTGTGGCGAGACCTGTTTTCTCCTCTCCACGCTCTCAACTTTGGGGTGGGAGGTGATGCAACACAGCATGTCTTGTGGAGATTGAGCAATGGAGAGTTGGGCCACATCAGCCCAAAG GTTGTGGTGCTGTGGGTGGGCACCAATAATCATGGTCACACTGCAGAACAGATCTGTGGAGGCATCATGGCCATAGTCCAACTCATCAAGGACAAGCTGCCGAAGGCTTACACTCTTGTGCTG GGAGTGCTGCCCAGGGGTAAGATGCCCAACCCCCTGCGGGAGAGGAATGCCCAGGTCAACAAGCTGGTCCAGGAGgctgtgtcctctctcccccacgcCTCCCTCCTCAACGTGGACCCCGGCTTTGTGCACTCGGACGGCAGCATCTCCCACCAGGACCTGTATGACTACCTCCACCTCACCCCCCAGGGCTACCAGGCTGTGTGCCAGCCGCTACATGCCCACCTCAAGGGCCTGCTGGAGAAACAGGCTGAAAACTGA
- the LOC115140813 gene encoding platelet-activating factor acetylhydrolase IB subunit alpha1-like isoform X2 produces MLMHHIANASLTDKVMNSEDSNPAATPTPGVDTQGDGRWMSLHNHFVSNSKDKEPDVLFVGDSLVQLLYQFEVWRDLFSPLHALNFGVGGDATQHVLWRLSNGELGHISPKVVVLWVGTNNHGHTAEQICGGIMAIVQLIKDKLPKAYTLVLGVLPRGKMPNPLRERNAQVNKLVQEAVSSLPHASLLNVDPGFVHSDGSISHQDLYDYLHLTPQGYQAVCQPLHAHLKGLLEKQAEN; encoded by the exons ATGTTGATGCACCACATTGCCAATGCATCATTG ACAGACAAAGTGATGAACTCAGAAGACTCCAACCCCGCCGCCACACCCACTCCTGGCGTGGACACCCAGGGAGATGGGCGATGGATGTCTTTG CATAACCACTTTGTGTCTAACAGCAAGGACAAGGAACCAGATGTCCTGTTTGTAGGAGACTCTCTTGTCCAGCTCTTGTACCAGTTTGAG GTGTGGCGAGACCTGTTTTCTCCTCTCCACGCTCTCAACTTTGGGGTGGGAGGTGATGCAACACAGCATGTCTTGTGGAGATTGAGCAATGGAGAGTTGGGCCACATCAGCCCAAAG GTTGTGGTGCTGTGGGTGGGCACCAATAATCATGGTCACACTGCAGAACAGATCTGTGGAGGCATCATGGCCATAGTCCAACTCATCAAGGACAAGCTGCCGAAGGCTTACACTCTTGTGCTG GGAGTGCTGCCCAGGGGTAAGATGCCCAACCCCCTGCGGGAGAGGAATGCCCAGGTCAACAAGCTGGTCCAGGAGgctgtgtcctctctcccccacgcCTCCCTCCTCAACGTGGACCCCGGCTTTGTGCACTCGGACGGCAGCATCTCCCACCAGGACCTGTATGACTACCTCCACCTCACCCCCCAGGGCTACCAGGCTGTGTGCCAGCCGCTACATGCCCACCTCAAGGGCCTGCTGGAGAAACAGGCTGAAAACTGA
- the LOC115140814 gene encoding hemicentin-1-like, producing the protein MEYPLVWVLILVLLNFTTDVSGQVVVPSMNPLAVGSNVTLNLVPQSPINIGTWSYETTTIVLFYPGGSSVSTSYRGRVLFSSSELSISSLQLNDSGRYTVQGMEPVLNAVVTLSVQEPISNVTLRANATDLVELNDTAMFTCSVSSGTSLSYRWLNGSSEVAASDRVRLGGGTSTLIIISVTRYDEGPFRCEVINGISNGTSQPIGLNVRYGPSNLTMMVVPEMIIGHTAYKTGSDITLSCSAQSKPTESYKWRFNGVFLNEQSPQLSLHYTRENQTGSYACLAYNNVTLRYATMSTMIKVVEPISAVSLNRDGKPPILDQSFTLRCEVTGPVDYIHWLMNGLLISLNNRTFFSTGNNTMVINPIQLSDNGEYLCEAFNAVSNLTSMTYKLVVNFGPERPAITTPDIAMTGHIVTFNCSASSQPLSQFSWFFNGSHVATGSVYETGPLTLASHGEYTCVAFNNITGRNSTVSKMLTVVAPVTMTMVKVIGAQPILKERFSLTCGTAGTVYSIQWMRNGWPLYADNRTDFSMNNNTLTFNSVQHSDNGDYQCSASNPFSNMTSPFYKLIINYGPEMPIITGPTLGETGHSVTFNCSASSQPLSQFSWFFNGSQVATGSVYETGPLTLASHGEYTCVAFNNITCRNSTVSKMLTIVATVTMTMVKVIGDQPITNERFSLTCGTAGTVYSIQWMRNGWPLYADNRTDFSMNNNTLTFNSVQHSDNGDYQCSASNPLSNMTSPEYRLIVNYGPEMPIITGPAFGETGHSVTFNCSASSQPLSQFSWFFNGSQVATGSVYETGPLTLACHGEYTCVAFNNITCRNSTVSKMLTIVATVTMTIVKVVGAQPILNERFSLTCGTAGTVYSTQWMRNGWPLYADNRTDFSMNNNTLTFNSVQHSDNGDYQCSASNPLSNMTSPEYRLIVNYGPEMPIITGPALGETGHSVTFNCSASSQPRSQFSWFFNGSQVATGSVYETDPLTLACHGEYTCVAFNNITCRNSTVSKMLTIVAPVTMTIVKVVGAQPILNERFSLTCGTAGTVYSIQWMRNGWPLYADNKTDFSMNNNTLTFNSVQHSDNGDYQCSASNPLSNMTSPEYRLIVNYGPEMPIITGPAFGETGHSVTFNCSASSQPLSQFSWFFNGSQVATGSVYETGPLTLACHGEYTCVAFNNITCRNSTVSKMLTIVAPVTMTIVKVVGAQPILNERFSLTCGTAGTVYSIQWMRNGWPLYADNRTDFSMNNNTLTFNSVQHSDNGDYHCSASNPLSNMTSTEYRLIVNYGPEMPIITGPAFGETGHSVTFNCSASSQPLSQFSWFFNGSQVATGSVYETGPLTLASHGEYTCVAFNNITCRNSTVSKMLTIVAPVTMTIVKVVAAQPILNERFSLTCGTAGTVYSIQWMRNGWPLYADNRTDFSMNNNTLTFNSVQHSDNGDYKCSASNPLSNMTSPEYKLIVNYGPEMPIITGPALGETGHSVTFNCSASSQPLSQFSWFFNGSQVATGSVYETGPLTLASHGEYTCVAFNNITCRNSTVSKMLTIVATVTMTMVKVIGAQPILKERFSLTCGTAGTVYSIQWMRNGWPLYADNRTDFSMNNNTLTFNSLQHSDNGDYQCSASNPLSNMTSPEYRLIVNYGPEMPIITGPAFGETGHSVTFNCSASSQPLSQFSWFFNGSQVATGSVYETDPLTLACHGEYTCVAFNNITCRNSTVSKILTIVAPVTMTMVKVIGAQPILKERFSLTCGTAGTVYSIQWMRNGWPLYADNRTDFSMNNNTLTFNSLQHSDNGDYQCSASNPLSNMTSPEYRLIVNYGPEMPIITGPAFGETGHSVTFNCSASSQPLSQFSWFFNGSQVATGSVYETDPLTLACHGEYTCVAFNNITCRNSTVSKMLTIVAPVTMTMVKVIGAQPILKERFSLTCGTAGTVYSIQWMRNGWPLYADNRTDFSMNNNTLTFNSVQHSDNGDYQCSASNPLSNMTSPEYRLIVNYGPEMPIITGPALGETGHSVTFNCSASSQPLSQFSWFFNGSQVATGSKYETGPLTLASHGKYTCVAFNNITCRNSTVSKMLTIVAPITSVSISTGGTQAIEGDSFTMTCNIVGDPSSIHWWKNLTLVHLDNRTHVSFDNRTLTFNPVQYSSYGEYQCMARNSVSNRTSNRYTLLVNYGPKQPVIAGAPIAETEQRVTFNCSASSQPLCQFSWFFNGSQVATGSEYEAGPLTLASHGEYTCVAFNNATGRNSTVSKMLTVIEAIKSVMVKRNKTPISSDNLTLTCDVTGRYDTIYWMKDNLSLVLNNTLNSDITISNNSLHFSPVKVSNDGNYQCVATNLLRPHTSPKYQLLVNYGPLSVNVSGPGLVVIGSVIPVSLKCSADSRPTSEYRWKYNNQALPATGPLMAVGVSLKNAGIYTCVAKNSLTNISMSKTIRLDVTGHSPAPPFQSRVGLMLMGLAALSLPLISH; encoded by the exons ATGGAGTATCCTCTGGTGTGGGTTCTCATCCTGGTGCTGCTCAACTTCACTACAG ATGTCTCTGGCCAGGTGGTGGTTCCCTCGATGAACCCCTTAGCTGTGGGCAGTAATGTCACCCTGAACCTAGTTCCTCAAAGCCCCATCAACATAGGGACCTGGTCATATGAAACTACAACCATCGTACTTTTCTATCCTGGTGGCAGTAGTGTGAGTACAAGTTATCGAGGCAGAGTCTTATTCTCCTCCTCAGAGCTGTCCATAAGCTCTCTCCAACTCAACGACTCAGGACGATATACCGTGCAGGGAATGGAGCCAGTCCTGAATGCTGTGGTGACTTTGTCTGTCCAGG AGCCCATTTCAAACGTGACTCTAAGGGCCAACGCCACTGATCTAGTGGAATTAAATGACACTGCCatgttcacctgctctgtctcctCTGGCACCTCCCTCTCCTACCGCTGGCTGAATGGCAGCTCAGAGGTTGCAGCCAGTGACCGAGTTCGGCTTGGTGGTGGGACCAGCACTCTCATCATAATCAGTGTGACACGATACGATGAAGGGCCGTTCAGATGTGAGGTCATCAATGGAATCAGCAACGGCACCAGCCAGCCCATTGGCCTCAATGTTAGAT ATGGCCCAAGTAACCTCACCATGATGGTAGTTCCTGAGATGATCATAGGACATACAGCCTACAAGACGGGCTCTGACATCACTCTGTCCTGCTCCGCTCAGTCCAAACCCACTGAGTCCTACAAGTGGAGGTTTAATGGGGTGTTCCTCAACGAGCAAAGCCCACAGCTCAGCCTGCATTACACCAGAGAGAACCAGACAGGAAGTTACGCCTGCTTAGCCTACAACAATGTCACACTCCGATACGCCACCATGAGCACAATGATAAAGGTTGTGG AGCCGATATCAGCGGTTTCGTTGAACCGTGATGGGAAGCCACCGATACTGGATCAGTCGTTCACTCTGCGGTGTGAGGTGACTGGACCTGTAGACTACATTCACTGGTTGATGAACGGCCTGCTCATCTCCCTAAATAACAGAACATTCTTCTCTACGGGCAACAACACAATGGTTATCAACCCAATCCAGTTGTCTGACAATGGAGAATATCTCTGTGAGGCCTTTAATGCTGTTAGCAACCTGACCAGCATGACATACAAGCTTGTGGTAAACT TTGGACCAGAGAGACCTGCTATAACTACTCCGGATATAGCAATGACAGGACACATCGTGACCTTCAACTGCTCAGCttcctctcagcctctcagccAGTTCAGCTGGTTCTTCAATGGCTCCCATGTGGCGACAGGCTCAGTGTATGAGACGGGCCCACTGACCTTAGCCAGTCATGGGGAATACACCTGTGTGGCCTTCAACAACATCACTGGCAGAAACAGCACTGTCTCCAAGATGCTCACTGTCGTTG CACCTGTGACCATGACCATGGTGAAAGTAATTGGAGCCCAGCCAATACTGAAGGAGAGATTCTCTCTGACCTGTGGCACCGCTGGAACGGTTTACTCCATTCAGTGGATGAGGAACGGCTGGCCTCTGTATGCTGACAACAGAACAGACTTCTCTATGAACAACAATACACTGACATTCAACTCTGTCCAGCATTCTGACAATGGAGACTATCAGTGTTCTGCCTCCAACCCCTTCAGCAACATGACCAGCCCATTCTACAAACTAATCATCAACT ATGGACCGGAGATGCCAATAATAACAGGACCAACATTAGGAGAAACAGGACACAGCGTGACCTTCAACTGCTCAGCttcctctcagcctctcagccAGTTCAGCTGGTTCTTCAATGGATCCCAGGTGGCGACAGGCTCAGTGTATGAGACGGGTCCACTAACCTTAGCCAGTCATGGGGAATACACCTGTGTGGCCTTCAACAACATCACTTGCAGAAACAGCACTGTCTCAAAGATGCTCACTATTGTTG CAACAGTGACCATGACCATGGTGAAAGTCATTGGAGACCAGCCAATCACGAACGAGAGATTCTCTCTGACCTGTGGCACCGCTGGAACGGTTTACTCCATTCAGTGGATGAGGAACGGCTGGCCTCTGTATGCTGACAACAGAACAGACTTCTCTATGAACAACAATACACTGACATTCAACTCTGTCCAGCATTCTGACAATGGAGACTATCAGTGTTCTGCCTCCAACCCCCTCAGCAACATGACCAGCCCAGAATACAGACTGATCGTCAACT ATGGACCGGAGATGCCTATAATAACAGGACCAGCATTTGGAGAAACAGGACACAGCGTGACCTTCAACTGCTCAGCttcctctcagcctctcagccAGTTCAGCTGGTTCTTCAATGGCTCCCAGGTGGCGACTGGCTCAGTGTATGAGACGGGCCCACTGACCTTAGCCTGTCATGGGGAATACACCTGTGTGGCCTTCAACAACATCACTTGCAGAAACAGCACTGTCTCAAAGATGCTCACTATTGTTG CAACAGTGACCATGACTATTGTGAAAGTCGTTGGAGCCCAGCCAATACTGAACGAGAGATTCTCTCTGACCTGTGGCACCGCTGGAACGGTTTACTCCACTCAGTGGATGAGGAACGGCTGGCCTCTGTATGCTGACAACAGAACAGACTTCTCTATGAACAACAATACACTGACATTCAACTCTGTCCAGCATTCTGACAATGGAGACTATCAGTGTTCTGCCTCCAACCCCCTCAGCAACATGACCAGCCCAGAATACAGACTGATCGTCAACT ATGGACCGGAGATGCCAATAATAACAGGACCAGCATTAGGAGAAACAGGACACAGCGTGACCTTCAACTGCTCAGCTTCCTCTCAGCCTCGCAGCCAGTTCAGCTGGTTCTTCAATGGATCCCAGGTGGCGACAGGCTCAGTGTATGAGACGGACCCACTGACCTTAGCCTGTCATGGGGAATACACCTGTGTGGCCTTCAACAACATCACTTGCAGAAACAGCACTGTCTCCAAGATGCTCACTATTGTTG CACCTGTGACCATGACTATTGTGAAAGTCGTTGGAGCCCAGCCAATACTGAATGAGAGATTCTCTCTGACCTGTGGCACCGCTGGAACGGTTTACTCCATTCAGTGGATGAGGAACGGCTGGCCTCTGTATGCTGACAACAAAACAGACTTCTCTATGAACAACAATACACTGACATTCAACTCTGTCCAGCATTCTGACAATGGAGACTATCAGTGTTCTGCCTCCAACCCCCTCAGCAACATGACCAGCCCAGAATACAGACTGATCGTCAACT ATGGACCGGAGATGCCAATAATAACAGGACCAGCATTTGGAGAAACAGGACACAGCGTGACCTTCAACTGCTCAGCttcctctcagcctctcagccAGTTCAGCTGGTTCTTCAACGGCTCCCAGGTGGCGACAGGCTCAGTGTATGAGACGGGCCCACTGACCTTAGCCTGTCATGGGGAATACACCTGTGTGGCCTTCAACAACATCACTTGCAGAAACAGCACTGTCTCCAAGATGCTCACTATTGTTG CACCTGTGACCATGACCATTGTGAAAGTCGTTGGAGCCCAGCCAATACTGAATGAGAGATTCTCTCTGACCTGTGGCACCGCTGGAACGGTTTACTCCATTCAGTGGATGAGGAACGGCTGGCCTCTGTATGCTGACAACAGAACAGACTTCTCTATGAACAACAATACACTGACATTCAACTCTGTACAGCATTCTGACAATGGAGACTATCATTGTTCTGCCTCCAACCCCCTCAGCAACATGACCAGCACAGAATACAGACTGATCGTCAACT ATGGACCGGAGATGCCAATAATAACAGGACCAGCATTTGGAGAAACAGGACACAGCGTGACCTTCAACTGCTCAGCttcctctcagcctctcagccAGTTCAGCTGGTTCTTCAACGGCTCCCAGGTGGCGACAGGCTCAGTGTATGAGACGGGCCCACTGACCTTAGCCAGTCATGGGGAATACACCTGTGTGGCCTTCAACAACATCACTTGCAGAAACAGCACTGTCTCAAAGATGCTCACTATTGTTG CACCTGTGACCATGACCATTGTGAAAGTCGTTGCAGCCCAGCCAATACTGAATGAGAGATTCTCTCTGACCTGTGGCACCGCTGGAACGGTTTACTCCATTCAGTGGATGAGGAACGGCTGGCCTCTGTATGCTGACAACAGAACAGACTTCTCTATGAACAACAATACACTGACATTCAACTCTGTCCAGCATTCTGACAATGGAGACTATAAGTGTTCTGCCTCCAACCCCCTCAGCAACATGACCAGCCCAGAATACAAACTGATCGTCAACT ATGGACCGGAGATGCCAATAATAACAGGACCAGCATTAGGAGAAACAGGACACAGCGTGACCTTCAACTGCTCAGCttcctctcagcctctcagccAGTTCAGCTGGTTCTTCAATGGCTCCCAAGTGGCGACTGGCTCAGTGTATGAGACGGGCCCACTGACCTTAGCCAGTCATGGGGAATACACCTGTGTGGCCTTTAACAACATCACTTGCAGAAACAGCACTGTCTCCAAGATGCTCACTATTGTTG CAACAGTGACCATGACCATGGTGAAAGTAATTGGAGCCCAGCCAATACTGAAGGAGAGATTCTCTCTGACCTGTGGCACCGCTGGAACGGTTTACTCCATTCAGTGGATGAGGAACGGCTGGCCTCTGTATGCTGACAACAGAACAGACTTCTCTATGAACAACAATACACTGACATTCAACTCATTACAGCATTCTGACAATGGAGACTATCAGTGTTCTGCCTCCAACCCCCTCAGCAACATGACCAGCCCAGAATACAGACTGATCGTCAACT ATGGACCGGAGATGCCTATAATAACAGGACCAGCATTTGGAGAAACAGGACACAGCGTGACCTTCAACTGCTCAGCttcctctcagcctctcagccAGTTCAGCTGGTTCTTCAATGGATCCCAGGTGGCGACTGGCTCAGTGTATGAGACGGACCCACTGACCTTAGCCTGTCATGGGGAATACACCTGTGTGGCCTTCAACAACATCACTTGCAGAAACAGCACTGTCTCAAAGATACTCACTATTGTTG CACCTGTGACCATGACCATGGTGAAAGTAATTGGAGCCCAGCCAATACTGAAGGAGAGATTCTCTCTGACCTGTGGCACCGCTGGAACGGTTTACTCCATTCAGTGGATGAGGAACGGCTGGCCTCTGTATGCTGACAACAGAACAGACTTCTCTATGAACAACAATACACTGACATTCAACTCATTACAGCATTCTGACAATGGAGACTATCAGTGTTCTGCCTCCAACCCCCTCAGCAACATGACCAGCCCAGAATACAGACTGATCGTCAACT ATGGACCGGAGATGCCTATAATAACAGGACCAGCATTTGGAGAAACAGGACACAGCGTGACCTTCAACTGCTCAGCttcctctcagcctctcagccAGTTCAGCTGGTTCTTCAATGGATCCCAGGTGGCGACTGGCTCAGTGTATGAGACGGACCCACTGACCTTAGCCTGTCATGGGGAATACACCTGTGTGGCCTTCAACAACATCACTTGCAGAAACAGCACTGTCTCAAAGATGCTCACTATTGTTG CACCTGTGACCATGACCATGGTGAAAGTCATTGGAGCCCAGCCAATACTGAAGGAGAGATTCTCTCTGACCTGTGGCACCGCTGGAACGGTTTACTCCATTCAGTGGATGAGGAACGGCTGGCCTCTGTATGCTGACAACAGAACAGACTTCTCTATGAACAACAATACACTGACATTCAACTCTGTCCAGCATTCTGACAACGGAGACTATCAGTGTTCTGCCTCCAACCCCCTCAGCAACATGACCAGCCCAGAATACAGACTGATCGTCAACT ATGGACCGGAGATGCCAATAATAACAGGACCAGCATTAGGAGAAACAGGACACAGCGTGACCTTCAACTGCTCAGCttcctctcagcctctcagccAGTTCAGCTGGTTCTTCAACGGCTCCCAGGTGGCAACTGGCTCAAAGTATGAGACTGGCCCACTGACCTTAGCCAGTCATGGGAAATACACCTGTGTGGCCTTCAACAACATCACTTGCAGAAACAGCACTGTCTCCAAGATGCTCACTATTGTTG CGCCAATCACCTCAGTGTCCATAAGCACCGGTGGAACCCAGGCGATAGAGGGTGACTCCTTTACAATGACTTGCAATATCGTTGGTGATCCTAGCTCCATTCACTGGTGGAAGAACCTCACGTTAGTGCATCTGGATAACAGAACCCACGTCTCTTTCGACAACAGAACACTGACCTTCAACCCTGTCCAGTATTCTTCCTATGGAGAATATCAGTGTATGGCCAGAAATAGTGTGAGCAACAGAACTAGCAACCGCTACACACTCCTAGTGAATT ATGGACCCAAGCAACCTGTGATAGCTGGTGCACCCATTGCCGAAACAGAACAAAGAGTGAccttcaactgctctgcctcctctcagcctctctgccAGTTCAGCTGGTTCTTCAATGGCTCCCAGGTGGCAACAGGCTCAGAGTATGAAGCTGGCCCACTGACCTTAGCCAGTCATGGGGAGTATACCTGTGTGGCCTTCAACAACGCCACTGGCAGAAACAGCACTGTCTCCAAGATGCTCACCGTCATTG AGGCTATAAAGTCAGTGATGGTGAAACGAAACAAAACGCCGATATCATCTgacaacctaaccctgacctgtgACGTCACCGGGCGCTATGACACCATCTACTGGATGAAGGACAACCTGTCTCTGGTCCTGAACAACACCTTGAACTCTGACATAACCATCTCTAACAACTCTCTGCACTTCAGTCCAGTCAAGGTGTCTAACGATGGAAACTATCAGTGCGTCGCCACCAACCTCCTTCGCCCACACACCAGCCCTAAATACCAGCTATTGGTGAACT ATGGCCCTTTGAGTGTGAACGTCTCTGGCCCAGGCTTAGTGGTGATTGGCTCAGTAATCCCTGTCAGTCTGAAGTGCTCAGCCGACTCCCGGCCAACCAGCGAGTACCGGTGGAAATACAACAACCAAGCATTGCCCGCGACTGGTCCTTTGATGGCTGTAGGTGTCTCCTTGAAAAATGCAGGGATTTACACCTGTGTGGCCAAGAACTCTCTAACTAACATCTCAATGTCCAAGACCATTCGTCTGGATGTCACTG gcCACTCGCCTGCCCCTCCATTCCAGTCCAGAGTTGGTCTGATGTTGATGGGCcttgcagctctctctctgcctctgatcAGCCACTGA
- the LOC115140813 gene encoding platelet-activating factor acetylhydrolase IB subunit alpha1-like isoform X1 — MVHYLKCYFQQRQADRTTITTDKVMNSEDSNPAATPTPGVDTQGDGRWMSLHNHFVSNSKDKEPDVLFVGDSLVQLLYQFEVWRDLFSPLHALNFGVGGDATQHVLWRLSNGELGHISPKVVVLWVGTNNHGHTAEQICGGIMAIVQLIKDKLPKAYTLVLGVLPRGKMPNPLRERNAQVNKLVQEAVSSLPHASLLNVDPGFVHSDGSISHQDLYDYLHLTPQGYQAVCQPLHAHLKGLLEKQAEN; from the exons ATGGTACATTACTTGAAATGTTACTTTCAGCAACGTCAGGCGGACCGAACCACCATTACG ACAGACAAAGTGATGAACTCAGAAGACTCCAACCCCGCCGCCACACCCACTCCTGGCGTGGACACCCAGGGAGATGGGCGATGGATGTCTTTG CATAACCACTTTGTGTCTAACAGCAAGGACAAGGAACCAGATGTCCTGTTTGTAGGAGACTCTCTTGTCCAGCTCTTGTACCAGTTTGAG GTGTGGCGAGACCTGTTTTCTCCTCTCCACGCTCTCAACTTTGGGGTGGGAGGTGATGCAACACAGCATGTCTTGTGGAGATTGAGCAATGGAGAGTTGGGCCACATCAGCCCAAAG GTTGTGGTGCTGTGGGTGGGCACCAATAATCATGGTCACACTGCAGAACAGATCTGTGGAGGCATCATGGCCATAGTCCAACTCATCAAGGACAAGCTGCCGAAGGCTTACACTCTTGTGCTG GGAGTGCTGCCCAGGGGTAAGATGCCCAACCCCCTGCGGGAGAGGAATGCCCAGGTCAACAAGCTGGTCCAGGAGgctgtgtcctctctcccccacgcCTCCCTCCTCAACGTGGACCCCGGCTTTGTGCACTCGGACGGCAGCATCTCCCACCAGGACCTGTATGACTACCTCCACCTCACCCCCCAGGGCTACCAGGCTGTGTGCCAGCCGCTACATGCCCACCTCAAGGGCCTGCTGGAGAAACAGGCTGAAAACTGA